GTGCTCATCTCTTATCTCGGAGGAAGAGATCCCAGCCTCCAGGCTTCTCCCCCCACCTGGCTGCCTCTGTGAGCACAGGAGGAGCTGGCACCATCGGGCAGTGGCCTCTCCCCCGGAGGCCCTCCTGGGGCTGGGcatctctgcccccagccccttcctcacCAGAGTGAGTCTCTCCTCAGCCCACAGGGAGCCGACGATGAAGGCCACAAGGCGGCCCTCCACAAACCAGTCCAGGGACAGCTCAGGACACAGGGCCAGGAAGTGCCGGACCTGGTCCAGGTTCAGGGGGCAGATGCCCGAGACAGAGATGAAGGCTGTGGAGCCGGCCCTGGTGGTGACTCGGTGGTCACCGTGCCACATGCCCACTGTCCACTGAGCATCTGCTCGGATGCTGGGGGTGGgctccctcagcccccagccctcccccataGGAAAGCAGAGGATTCAGGGCTGCTCTTCCCCCCACTTTGCTGAACACACATGTGCTCTTGCACATGCACAGAAACACCCAGAGTCAGATACTCTGGGGTCCCAACTGCCAAGGGCAGGAGACTCGAGGGTCTTCTCTCCAAGGGCAACAGCGACAGAGTTCAGCAGCGTCCTGGATCCTGTTGGGGGGTTACCCACCCTCTCACTCAATCTCAGACACGCCAGGAGCATCCTCTGGGGTGAGGCAGCAAAGCTCGGTGGAGAGTGTGTGGCGCCGCTGGTGACTTGGGGACTCTGGGATCCCAGGTGGCAGGCGCAGAGCCACAGGCTTCAGGTAGTGGATGCTCTGAGTGGACCTCCTGGCCGCTGCTGCTACCCTGGGGGGCCCCAGCTTCAGAAGTGGCCTCTGTGATGAGGAGGGCCCCTCTGCACCTGTTGCGGAGGAGCGACGGTCAGGGGTCTGGTCCTCAACTCCCGGGGGGCCGTCCAGGGTGATGGTGCATCTTGCCTCTTTTGTAGGGG
This sequence is a window from Pseudorca crassidens isolate mPseCra1 chromosome 19, mPseCra1.hap1, whole genome shotgun sequence. Protein-coding genes within it:
- the AANAT gene encoding LOW QUALITY PROTEIN: serotonin N-acetyltransferase (The sequence of the model RefSeq protein was modified relative to this genomic sequence to represent the inferred CDS: inserted 2 bases in 2 codons; substituted 1 base at 1 genomic stop codon): MQDVGLCAEGPSSSQRPLLKLGPPRVAAAARRSTQSIHYLKPVALRLPPGIPESPSHQRRHTLSTELCCLTPEDAPAFISVSGICPLNLDQVRHFLALCPELSLDWFVEGRLVAFIVGSLWAEERLTLGSLTLQRPEGRTAHLHVLTVHXPLRRQGKGSILLRRHLHHLGGHPGVHLAVLTCEDRLVPFYQRFGFHPVGPCAVGSLAFXEMXCSLRGHASPRMHTDC